Sequence from the Sphingomonas koreensis genome:
TGGTGGAACCGGGCGACGCGGCGGCGCGGGTGACCGTGATCCGTTCGGGATCGACGATGCTGTCCTCACGCACCCCGCAGATCACCTATGACGGCGTGACCGGCAAGCCGCTGCGGCGCTCGCCCGAGACCGGTGCGGCGGTGGTGACCGCGGGCAGCATGATCGGTCTGCACGCCGGGCGCTTTTCGAGCGACTGGCTGCGCTTCCTCTATTTCCTGTGCGGGGTCGCGGGATCGGTGATGGTGGCGAGCGGGATGGTGCTTTGGACGGTGAAGCGGCGCGAGAAGCTGCCCGATCCCACCCGGCCGCACTTCGGGTTCAAACTGGTCGAGCGAACGAATGTCGCGGCGATCGCTGGCTTTCCGCTGGGCGTCGCGGTGATGTTCTGGGCCAACCGGCTGCTGCCGGTCGAGATGGCCGGGCGCGCGGCATGGGAGGTGCACTGCCTGTTCCTCGCCTGGGGCGCGGCGTTGATCCTGTCGATCGTGCGCAAGCCGCAGCATAATTGGGTGGCGTTGCTGGGGTTGACCGGCGTGCTGCTCGCGGCGCTGCCCGTCTACAACCTGTTCGGAACGCAGCGCGGGCTGATCGCCAGCCTGTCGAGCGGCGACATGATGCTGGCCGGGATCGACATCGCGCTGCTGGTGTTCGGTGCGGCTTTCCTCGCGCTCGCGCGGCGGGTGGCGCGGCACAAGCCCGCCGCGCCGCGGGTGCGCCGCCGGGCTGCACCGGCCGTGCAATCCGCCGAACCTGCCGCCGCGCAGCTGGAGCCCGCCGAATGACCGCGCTCGCCTTCATCCTCGCGACGCTGGCTTTCGCGCTGTTCGGGCTTTCGACCGACGAGCATCACCGCAAGCGGCTGGGCAGCCGGCCCGATGCAGTGACGGTGCTGCGGCTGCGGGGCGGCGCCTGGGCCGCCATCGGCGCCGCTTTCCCCTTCGCGATCGCCGCGCAGGGATGGGTGTTCGGGCCGATCCTGTGGGTCGCCCTGCTGATGCTGGGCGCGGGGCTGGTGTTCCTCGCGCTCAACCTGATCCCCGCGCCTGCGGGCCGCAAATAGAACCGGGAGACAAGACGATGAAGAAGCTGCTGATCGCCGCGCTGGCGCTGGGGACCGCGAGCCTTGCGCAGGCGCATGAGGTGTGGATCGAGCGTGGGGCCAACGGCGCGGCGCAGATCTGGCTGGGCGAGCCCGAGCTACCGCTTCCGGCCGGGGGCGATCCCGCCTTTCCCTCGCTCAAGGCGCCCAAGCTGATCGGCGCGACCGGCACGCAGACGCGCGGGCCTGGCTATATCGAGGTCGCGCTGCCCGCGGGCGACGTGCGCGCCTGGGACGACGACGTGTTCAAGCCGTGGGACGAGGACGGCAAGAAGGCTGGCGTGATCTATTATGCCCGTTCGGGCCGCAGCGAAGCGAAGGCGGTGATGCCGTTCGAGCTGGCGCCGGTGACCGCGAACGGCAACCGCTTCGTGCTGACGCGCGACGGCAAGCCGGTAGCGAAGGAAGACGTCTCGCTGGTGTCGCCGGGCCGCTGGCAGCTCGCGCTCAAGACTGACGACAAGGGAGAGGTCGTGCTGCCGGCGCTGACCGAGAAGGGTCGCTATATCCTCAAGGCGTCGGTCAAGGACGAGGGCGATTTCACGCTGCCGGCCGGCAAGGTCGCGGTGTTGAGCCGCGTGACCACCACCAGCTTCGTCAACTGACCCAAGCGCGCCGCCGTCAGCGCAATGCGGTGACGGCGGGGTCCTTCATACAGGCGTCGACGCGGGCGTCGCTCACGGGTGGCGGCGCGGCGGCGAGGGTGGGGATATCCCATGCGCGGCCGAGCGATTGCGGGGCGAAACGGCCCGAGGTTTCGCCCGCGCAGGCCTGAATCGCGCGCAGCATCCGCGGCGGGGTCCAATAGCCTTCCCAGGACAGCCGGAACGTGCCCCAGTGCATCGGCAAGGTGGTGGGGCGGCCCATGCGGTTCCACAATTTGATCGCCTCGCCCGGGCCGATATGGCTGCCGGTGCGCATCTCCCCCTCCTGGAAGCGGAACGCGCCGATCGGCAGGATCGCGAGGCGGATCGGGCCATAGGACGCGGCCTGATCGGCCCATTTGTAATCGCCCGCACCGGTGTCGCCGGCGAAGAACAGGTTTCCGCCGGGCAGGGTGACGACGAAGCTGGACCAGAGCGCGCGGTTGCGGTCGGTGAACCAGCGGCTGCCCCAGTGATGGTTGCGGTTGACGATCACCTCGACGCCGGGCCGCAGCGCAGCGCGCTCGCCCCAGTCCAGCCCGCGCGCCTCGATCCCGGCGGAGCGCAGGATCGTGTCGTTGCCGAGGCTGGTGATGATCGCGGGCTTGTCGCGTGCCCACAGCCGCTTGAGCGTGGGCAGGTCGAGATGATCGTAGTGATTGTGGCTGACGAGCACCAGGTCGATCTTCGGTAGCTTGTCGAAATCGATCGCGGGCGCGGTCGTGCGACGGGGGCCGGCAAGACCGAAGGGGCCGGCGACCTCACTCCATATCGGATCGGTCAGGATATTGAGGCCATTGGCCTGGATCAGCACCGTGGCATGGCCGACCCATGTGGCGCGCATCCCGCCGCCATCGACGCGGGCGGGGGGCATCTCCTTGTGCACCGCGACGCGATCGGGCCATTCGGGGCGACCGTCGGCGCCGGTCGCCTGGCGCCACAGGAAGCCCGCGCGCCCGCCGCGGCGGTTGCCGGGGACGCGCACCGTGTCCTCGCCATCGGGATTGAAGAACCGCTCGCCGTCATAATGGCCGCTGTCGGGACCATGATAATAGATGCGGTCGAGATAGCGCGGGACGATCGTCACCGCGAGGCAGGCGGTAACCACGGACCAGAGCAGGAGGATCGAGGTCCAGCGCAGGACCGGGCGGACGAAGGACATCGCGATCCTAGATGCGGATTGCGGCGGCTGAACTCAAGCTCAGAGATTGCCGGCGAGTGCGGCGACGACGCCCATGGTGACGAGGAAGAGGCCGGAGATTTCGCCGCGCGACACGCGCTCGCCGAGGTAGAAATGGCCGAATGCCATGGTGAAGGCGACCTCGATCTGGCCGACGACGCGGACCAGCGCGACCGGCGCGGTGGCGAAGCCGGTGAACCAGCAGGCCGAACCGAGCGCCGAGAGCAGCCCGACCTGCCCGGAGACGCGCCAGGTGCGGAAGACCGCGGCGACCTGATCGCGCTCGCGCCAAACCAGCAGCCCGCCCTGCATCAGCGTCTGGAGCGCGACGGTGACCGCGAGGACGATCAGCACGGCGCGGACATGGTCCTCGGTCTCGACCTGAACCGTCGCGCTGCGGATCGCGATCGCGGTGAGCGCGAAGAAGAAGCCCGAGGCGATGCCGTAGCGCGCGCCGGGCTGGCCGAGCGCGCGGAACAGCTCGCCGGGGCTCATGCGCTTGTTGTCGGCCGAGAGGATCATCACCCCCGCGACGCCGAGCGCGATGCCGATCCAGCTCAACAGGTTGAGCCGCTCGCCGAGCAGCGCGATCGAGAGCAGCGCGCCCTGCACCGCCTCAGTCTTCGAATAGGCGGTGCCCACCACGAAGTTGCGATGGTCGAACGCCATCAGCAGCAGGTTCGTCGCGACGATCTGCGCCAGACCCCCGGCGAGGCAATAGACCAGGAACCACGGGCCGAGCGACGGGAAGGCGCCGGGGAACAGGACGAACTCATAGGCGGCCATCATCGCCAGCGCGAAGGGCAGGCCGTAGAGGTAGCGGACCAGCCCTGCGGCGTTGATCGACAGATCTTGCTTACCCGCCGCTGCACCGCGGTGCGCCACGGCTGGAACACCGCCGCGATCAGCGTCGCGGGAAGCCAGATGGCGGAGGTGATCATAGCGGCCAGATTCGTTTTGCGACGCTCTTGAATTGCGTGATCGCGAGCGCGTTTCGTTTCTGTTTCGCCGCGGAGACACCAGCCAGGCGGGCTGCGATGGCGGCTTCGCTTGCCTCCCAGATTTCCAGCGCATCGAGCGAGCCGCGGTCGAGCAGCACCAACTGCACGACGTCGAACTGATCGCCGCATTTGATCGAGGGGCAGAGGCCGCGATAGCGATCTGCGGGATCAACAGCGCGCCCCTTGATCTGGATGCGGCAGAGCTTTCCGTCACGCACTTGCGTGGCATCGTAACCGGGCGTGCGTGGCGGGACGAGGTCGATACCCAGCTTCTCCGCCGCTTCCAGCTCGGCGACTTCGCCGGTCACGCCCAGCGGTTTTCCGGTCGCCATATAGTAGCGGGCGGCCAACTGCTTAGCTTCGCGCAAAAGTGCACGAATGTTGTGGGGAGACGCTTCAGCCGCCAACCTCACGCCCCTTCGAGCAGCTTTTCCTTCGCGATCTTCTCTTTCCAGACGAGCGGGGCGAGCTGGTGGACGTTGTTGCCCTCGGCATCGACGGCGACGGTGACGGGGAAGTCCTGCACCTCGAACTCGTAGATCGCTTCCATGCCCAGATCCTCGAAGCCGACGACCTTGCTGCCCTTGATCGCGCGCGCCACCAGATAGGCGGCGCCGCCGACGGCCATCAGGTACGCGCTCTTCGCATCGCGGATCGCATCGGTGGCCGCCGGGCCGCGCTCGGCCTTGCCGACGCAGGCGAGCAGGCCCTGGTCGAGCATCATCCGCATGAACTTGTCCATGCGCGTCGCGGTGGTGGGGCCGGCGGGGCCGACCACTTCCTCGCCGACCGGATCGACCGGGCCGACATAATAGATGACCCGGCCCTTGAACTCGACGGGCAGTTCCTCGCCCGCCGCCAGCATGTCGGCGATGCGCTTGTGCGCGGCGTCGCGGCCGGTGAGCATCTTGCCGTTGAGCAGCAGGCGGTCGCCCTGCTTCCAGCTCTGCACGACCTCAGGCGTCAGCGCGTCGA
This genomic interval carries:
- a CDS encoding DUF3325 domain-containing protein, producing MTALAFILATLAFALFGLSTDEHHRKRLGSRPDAVTVLRLRGGAWAAIGAAFPFAIAAQGWVFGPILWVALLMLGAGLVFLALNLIPAPAGRK
- a CDS encoding nickel uptake transporter family protein; amino-acid sequence: MKKLLIAALALGTASLAQAHEVWIERGANGAAQIWLGEPELPLPAGGDPAFPSLKAPKLIGATGTQTRGPGYIEVALPAGDVRAWDDDVFKPWDEDGKKAGVIYYARSGRSEAKAVMPFELAPVTANGNRFVLTRDGKPVAKEDVSLVSPGRWQLALKTDDKGEVVLPALTEKGRYILKASVKDEGDFTLPAGKVAVLSRVTTTSFVN
- a CDS encoding MBL fold metallo-hydrolase, coding for MSFVRPVLRWTSILLLWSVVTACLAVTIVPRYLDRIYYHGPDSGHYDGERFFNPDGEDTVRVPGNRRGGRAGFLWRQATGADGRPEWPDRVAVHKEMPPARVDGGGMRATWVGHATVLIQANGLNILTDPIWSEVAGPFGLAGPRRTTAPAIDFDKLPKIDLVLVSHNHYDHLDLPTLKRLWARDKPAIITSLGNDTILRSAGIEARGLDWGERAALRPGVEVIVNRNHHWGSRWFTDRNRALWSSFVVTLPGGNLFFAGDTGAGDYKWADQAASYGPIRLAILPIGAFRFQEGEMRTGSHIGPGEAIKLWNRMGRPTTLPMHWGTFRLSWEGYWTPPRMLRAIQACAGETSGRFAPQSLGRAWDIPTLAAAPPPVSDARVDACMKDPAVTALR